The genomic region ACCGCGCAGGTCCCGCGCTCGAGCTGGCGCACCAGCATGGCCAGTCCCTGGAATATGTCGAGGGGCTCGAAGCCGGTCACCACGATGGGGGCCTTGTACTTGGCCGCCAGGGGACCGTACTCCGCAAACCCAGCCACGGTGCAGACATGCCCGGCGGCGAGGAAACCCTGCACCTTGTTGGAGGGGGAGGAGAGGATGGCCTCCATCGCCGGGGGCACGAGCACGTGAGCCACGAGCATGGAGAAGTTGGCCAAGCCGAGGGTCTGGGCCTGCTTGGCCGCCATGGCGGTCATGGGCGCGGTGGTCTCGAAGCCCACCGCGAAGAACACCACCTGCCGGTCGGGGAGCTGCCGGGCGAGCGCGACCGCGTCGAGGGGGGAATAGACGATGCGGATGTCCGCTCCCTGGGCGCGGGCCTCGAGCAGGCTGCCCCGGGAGCCGGGCACGCGGAGCATGTCTCCAAAGGAGCAGAACACCACCTCGGGCCGGCGGCTGACCGCGATCGCTCGGTCGATGAGCTCCAAGGGGGTCACGCAGACGGGACAGCCCGGGCCGTGGACCAAGGAGAGCTGCGCCGGGATGAGCTGGTCGATGCCGAAGCGCACGATGGCATGGGTCTGGCCGCCGCAGACCTCCATGACGGTCCAAGGATGCCGGGTCAAGGCCTGGAGGAGCTTGGCGTAGCGCTCGGCGGCTCTGCGGTCGCGGTACTCGTCGAGGTACTTCACCGGGCTTCCTTGGCCGCGGCCGCGTCGAGCTCTTCGAGGTACCTGAAGGTCTCCGCCGCCTCGGCCTCGTCTATGACGCTGATGGCGAAGCCGGCGTGGATGATGACGTAATCGCCGATCTTGGCCTCCGGGACGTAGGCGAGGCAGGCGTCTTTGACGATGCCGTTGAAGTCGATCCGGCCCGTGGACAGGCCGCCTGCTTCAGCGGCGATGCTGACGACCTTGCCCGGGATGCCAAGGCACATATGCATAATTTACAAAATTTGACCGGACTACACGGACTATTAGAAAAAATGATAGATTCAAGCCATGAGATTGCTCACTTTCATGGCGCGCCGTTTCGTGGCCGGAGACACCCTGGAGGAGGCGGTGCTCCAGGTCAGGAGGCTCAACTCCGAG from Elusimicrobiota bacterium harbors:
- the hypD gene encoding hydrogenase formation protein HypD, whose protein sequence is MKYLDEYRDRRAAERYAKLLQALTRHPWTVMEVCGGQTHAIVRFGIDQLIPAQLSLVHGPGCPVCVTPLELIDRAIAVSRRPEVVFCSFGDMLRVPGSRGSLLEARAQGADIRIVYSPLDAVALARQLPDRQVVFFAVGFETTAPMTAMAAKQAQTLGLANFSMLVAHVLVPPAMEAILSSPSNKVQGFLAAGHVCTVAGFAEYGPLAAKYKAPIVVTGFEPLDIFQGLAMLVRQLERGTCAVQNQYARSARASGNQAAIALVREVFEPCDRQWRGIGPIAESGLRLRAAYASMDAEQRFQVEGVVAAEPKECLAGEVLRGLRKPHQCPAFGTLCTPDNPLGAPMVSSEGACAAYHRYHR
- a CDS encoding HypC/HybG/HupF family hydrogenase formation chaperone, encoding MCLGIPGKVVSIAAEAGGLSTGRIDFNGIVKDACLAYVPEAKIGDYVIIHAGFAISVIDEAEAAETFRYLEELDAAAAKEAR